From Vitis vinifera cultivar Pinot Noir 40024 chromosome 14, ASM3070453v1, a single genomic window includes:
- the LOC100253268 gene encoding DELLA protein GAI: protein MKRDLLDGCGGGGGGGGGGKGEEGSSMVSAKGKMWDDGQQQDAGMDELLAVLGYNVRSSDMVDVAQKLEQLEMVMGNAQEDGISHLSSGTVHYNPSDLSGWVQSMLTELNPPSSAFASSSQQTPIDDPLLAPSESSTITTLDFSGSRQQSEHQSRIYNDNSDYDLSAIPGVAVYRRPDQQGDGEKSSKRMKTASSSSSSSTQQVQENGLASVAESTRPVVVVDSQETGVRLVHTLMACADAVQQDNMKLADALVKHIGLLAASQAGAMRKVATYFAEALARRIYRIYPQDSLESSYSDILQMHFYEACPYLKFAHFTANQAILEAFAGANRVHVIDFGLKQGMQWPALMQALALRPGGPPSFRLTGIGPPQPDNTDALQQVGWKLAQLAETIGVEFEFRGFVANSLADLEPSMLQIRPPEVEAVAVNSVLELHRLLARPGAIEKVLSSIKAMKPKIVTVVEQEASHNGPVFLDRFTEALHYYSNLFDSLEGCGVSPPSSQDLMMSEIYLGRQICNVVACEGAERVERHETLSQWRSRMGSAGFDPVHLGSNAFKQASMLLALFAGGDGYRVEENNGCLMLGWHTRPLIATSAWQLNSNFNPTSTSASTSAHSQ from the coding sequence ATGAAGAGAGACCTCCTAGATGGTTGTGGGGGAGGgggcggcggcggcggcggcggcaAAGGTGAAGAGGGGTCGTCTATGGTCTCTGCAAAGGGGAAGATGTGGGACGATGGGCAGCAGCAAGATGCAGGCATGGACGAGCTCTTGGCTGTTTTGGGTTACAATGTTCGGTCGTCGGACATGGTGGACGTGGCTCAGAAGCTGGAGCAGCTTGAGATGGTTATGGGTAACGCTCAGGAGGATGGGATTTCTCATCTCTCCTCTGGGACTGTTCATTATAACCCCTCCGATCTTTCCGGTTGGGTTCAGTCCATGCTTACTGAGCTCAATCCTCCCTCCTCTGCTTTCGCTTCCTCCTCACAGCAAACCCCCATCGACGATCCTCTCCTTGCTCCCTCCGAGTCCTCTACTATCACCACCCTTGATTTCTCCGGCTCGCGGCAGCAGTCGGAGCACCAGTCTCGCATCTATAACGACAACTCCGACTACGATCTCAGTGCGATTCCGGGCGTTGCCGTGTATCGGCGACCGGACCAACAGGGGGATGGGGAGAAGAGCAGCAAGCGGATGAAAACGGCGTCGTCGTCGTCTTCGTCATCGACGCAACAAGTACAGGAGAATGGGTTGGCGAGTGTCGCCGAGTCGACTCGGCCGGTTGTAGTGGTGGACTCGCAGGAAACGGGTGTGCGACTGGTTCACACCTTGATGGCTTGTGCAGACGCGGTTCAACAGGACAATATGAAGTTGGCAGATGCACTGGTGAAGCACATAGGCCTGCTGGCGGCGTCCCAAGCTGGCGCTATGAGAAAGGTCGCCACCTACTTCGCAGAAGCTCTGGCTCGTCGAATCTACAGAATCTACCCTCAAGACTCTCTGGAATCGTCTTACTCGGATATTCTCCAGATGCACTTCTATGAGGCCTGCCCCTACCTCAAATTCGCCCACTTCACAGCCAATCAAGCCATCCTCGAGGCCTTCGCCGGCGCCAACAGAGTTCATGTCATCGATTTCGGCCTGAAACAGGGGATGCAATGGCCGGCTCTTATGCAGGCCCTAGCATTGCGCCCTGGTGGCCCACCGTCATTTCGACTCACTGGAATTGGCCCTCCGCAGCCGGACAATACCGACGCGTTGCAGCAAGTGGGATGGAAGCTGGCCCAATTGGCTGAGACCATAGGCGTTGAGTTCGAATTCAGGGGATTCGTGGCGAACAGCTTGGCGGATCTGGAGCCATCCATGCTCCAAATCCGGCCGCCAGAGGTGGAGGCCGTGGCGGTGAACTCCGTGCTGGAGCTGCATCGCCTGCTGGCTCGACCGGGGGCCATCGAGAAGGTGTTGTCGTCTATCAAAGCCATGAAGCCGAAAATCGTGACGGTGGTGGAGCAAGAGGCGAGCCACAACGGGCCGGTGTTTCTGGACAGATTCACGGAGGCGCTGCACTACTACTCGAACCTGTTCGACTCACTGGAAGGGTGCGGGGTTTCGCCACCGAGTAGCCAAGACCTGATGATGTCGGAGATATACCTGGGGCGGCAGATATGCAACGTGGTGGCGTGTGAAGGAGCGGAGCGGGTTGAGAGGCACGAGACACTGAGTCAGTGGAGGAGTCGGATGGGGTCAGCAGGGTTCGACCCGGTTCACCTGGGCTCCAACGCCTTCAAGCAGGCGAGCATGCTGTTGGCTTTATTCGCGGGTGGGGACGGGTACAGAGTGGAAGAAAATAATGGGTGTCTGATGCTTGGCTGGCACACTCGTCCCCTCATCGCCACCTCCGCATGGCAACTCAACTCCAACTTCAACCCCACCTCCACCTCTGCCTCCACCTCTGCTCATTCTCAGTGA